The sequence below is a genomic window from Monodelphis domestica isolate mMonDom1 chromosome 2, mMonDom1.pri, whole genome shotgun sequence.
AAGGAGCCCACCACCTCCAAGGCAACCCATTCTATTTTGGGTTAGCTTGAATCGTTAGCAAGTTTTTCCTTAGTGTTTCTGCAGCATCCACTTATTGCTTCTAATTCTCCCCTTTAGGGAAGGTCCCGAGGCTGATTCCTTTTCTGGGTAACAGCCCTTTAAATACCTGAAGACTGCTACCATGTTTTCCTTATGACTTTTTTCTTCATGTTCACTTCATTTCTTGTCTTCATTTTACTATCCTTCCTTGTATGCCATGGCCTTGAGGCCCTTTTGCCCTGGTTATCTGGTTCTCTTAACTCTAAATCGATCATTAAATCCACCACTATGGGTCCTCATAGCTCAgcattacattttttttgttttgtttttgtttttaaacattatttttatttggtcaatttctaacattatttcttggatacaaaaatcatttttcagCATCAAATTTTGAACCCAAGTAGAAGACTACATTTCCCCCTATTAtattcttattaaatataatccCGCATTCCAACCTCATCAGATTTTGAATTCTGATTGTGTCAACTGACTTGTTCATTATCTCTGAGTTTTGTGCCATCTACAAACTTGACAAGCATACTGTTGAtgcctttttgttgttattcagtcatgtttgactctttgtgacccctttggagttttcttggcaaaagtactggagtagtttgccaggtccttctccagctcattttacagatgaggaaactgaggcaaacagggttaagtgacttgtaaggGGGcatacatctagaaagtgtctgagaccagatttgaattcaggaaaatgaatcttcctgctTTCCAGCCCGGTATTCTACCCATTGTACCACTGAATTGGGGGTGAGTGGTTGGGATGGAGATAAACAGCATAGAACCAAGGGCAGTTCCCATGGGCACTCCCACTAGTCACCTACTTCCAATTTGACTTGGAATGAACAATGACTTTCCTAGAGGCCTGCTGGCTTAACTGCCTGAACACTGGccttgaagttgggaagaccagAATTGTATTTGCACCTCCTGTGCTTACCTTCAGTATAACTCTAGGTAAGCCTTTTAACCTCAGGCAGCTCTCTAATAGACTGAGTTAAAAACCTCTTTGAGAGGCGTTCCCACACCCAGAGTACCTACACTCATAAAAATCACAGCTCCTTTATGCATTGCAATCTAACATCACTAGGCATCTAACCCATATCTCTCTATCTTTGGTCCACATGAATAGGATTTATCTAATGTTTTGCTAAAATATTTATCTACATCATTCCTTTGATCTACCCATTTAATAACCTCATCAAAAAAGAAATGCAGTTAGTCATTCTGGCTTCTTGTGATCATCACTTTCCCCTCTAGATGTCCATTAATCAATCCTATGATAATGTAACTAGAATTTTATCAGAAAGTAAAGTCAAACTCAATGACCAGTATTTTGCAGCCTCTTGtgcctttccttttttgaaaatcaggacaaAATTTACCCTTCTCCAATTCTACTGTATCTTCTCCATTCTTCATGATCTTTCAAAAATCACCGATAGTGTGATTCAGTGGCCACACTCACCAGAACAACTTTCATTTCTCAATCATTCTGGACACATGTGTGTATGAGATCTCCATGACTGGAATTAAGTTCCTCAAGAACAGAGACTTGGTTACACTCCTGTTGAATTCCATACACAGTGAGAGCTGAATAACATGATCACCAGATCCCTAGCCACTGGAAATGTGAGACCTTTTAAGACCCTGCATCTGCTCGCTCTTCAGATTTTCTAGGATAATGTTCTCACTGCTTCTCCTTGCCTTCCAGGAAGACCAGCCCATTTATCTGGCAGTGAAAGGAGTAGTATTTGATGTCACTTCTGGAAAGGGTGAGTTGTGGAgttcattgaattttcttttttcctgagaaGTTTGGGAgatggaggtggggtgggagaacTGGAGAATAGAATCAgcagaagagttagaaaaatactTGTAAGTTAGAGGGCAAGACTTGATTAAATCTAGAAGTCtggagacttggattcaaatttcagTTCCTCCAGCTGTGCGATTATGGGTAGCTCACTCCATCTAACCCCCATATTATATAATGTTAGTAATATTTACCCTGATTCCTTCACAGGGCAATTGTGATAATCATCATGAAAgcttttgtgtaattagaaagtatgatataaatgtaagctaGCTTCTAGTACCCTCCCATCCTAAACTATCTTGGATATGTCctaaatttccaaatatatatatatatatgtatatatatatatattacatatataatatgttatatatgtaatagtatttttccccaatagaatgtaaattccttgaaggcaggaactatttccCTTTTATATATTCAACCCATAGCATAGTACTTGGTGTAAGTAGAAGTTGAATAATTGATTGTGCTTTGCTCAACTGATGTTTCAGATGTAAACTCAACCTAGCACATCATGAAGTGATGACTATAACGCATTATATAAGTAATTAAGTTCAATATAAACATCATCTATAATAGTAAATTAATGagacattattattttaatagagtTCAGAATATTTTCTAGTACTTCACTTTGGGATAGGGGTTCCAGACTGATTATCTATCTTTTAAGATGAGTTTTGAGGGATAGTTAGGTAGCACAATTGATAGATCTAGATCTAGGTCTGGACTCTGGAAGACTTGggggttgtgtgaccctgggcaagtcactctactcctattgcttagcccttgccactcttatgtcttagaaATAAGATAGAcggtaagacttaaaaaaaaaagatgaattttgtcTTCAAAGGCCATTCAACATGCATATTTATTAATAGTTCCACTCTCACTtaatcttccttcttccctgatacAGAGTTCTATGGGAGGGGAGCGCCATACAATGCCTTGGTTGGGAAAGACTCCACAAGAGGGGTAGCCAAGATGTCTTTGGATCCTGCAGACCTCACACATGACACTGTAAGACCCGTTTCCCTAACCTATCATCTTCCTAAATCTCACTGGGCTCTCCAAACATTTCATAAATTCTCACCCTCATTTCCCAGTTTCACTCTAAGCCACTGGTGACTTTATTAAGAGGAGTGTACTGCAGAAGAAAaccatgattgatcacatagtttgatagggatatgattagggttttgatgttaaaggatcactctactgcaaatatgagtaacatggaaataggctttgaacaatgaatgacacatgtataagccagtagaactgcttgtcagctcttggaagggagaggaaaggggaaataatgaatcatgtaaccatggaaaaatattctaaataaaaaagagtttaaaaaaaaaagagagagagaagtgtaCCGAGAATAGAGGATACACCCACTGGCTAGTTTCCTTTAAGCTCCTAGGCTGGTCTTTagtggcacttttttttttaattgaaaattttatctaattaattaatttagagtatttttccatggttaccagattcttgttctttccctcccttccccccacctccctccaataaccaatgtgcaattccactgggttttacatgtatcattgatcaagacctatttccatattattgataattgcactagggtgtcatctgtttcagagctgaacgtgcctgaatcacaatgtggcttccgaccagattgcagcaccatcgacatggtgttcacggtgaggcaaatgcaggaaaaatgccttgagcagaacctgagtctctacattgtcttcatagacctgacaaaggcgtttgacacagtgaacagggacgcattgtgggtgatcctcagcaagctcagttgcccagcaaaatttgtcaaattgatccagctctttcatgtcgacatgacaggggaagtcctatctggtggagagacttccgattgcttcaacatctccaatggcgtgaaacaagactgtgtcctcgctctggtactattcaacctatttttcacccaagtattatgacatgctgtgatggatctagacctgggtgtctacatcaaataccgactggatggctcactatttgaccttcgccgcctgactgcaaaaacaaagacaacagagagactcatcctggaagctctctttgcagatgactgtgctctcatggcccaccaagaaaatcatctccaaaccattgtggacaggttctctaccacaacaaaactgtttggcctgactatcagcctcagcaaaacagaggtgctgttccaacctgcaccagggaggccaactaaccagccatgcattacaatcgatggcatgcagctttctaacgtcaacactttcaagtacctgggcagcaccattgccaacgacgggtccctagaccacgagatcaatgccaggatccaaaaggccagccaggcacttgggcggctgcgctccaaagtcctccaacacagcggtgtaagcactgcgacgaagctcaaagtgtacaacgcagtggtcctcagctcactcctgtatggttgtgagacatggacactgcaccggaagcacatgaaacagctggagcaattccaccaacgctccctccggtcaatcatgaggatcagatggcaggaccgaatcaccaaccaggaagtcctctacagagccaactccaccagcattgaagtcatggtcctcaaaacccagctacgatggtctggacacgtcatccgcatggacccacagcgaataccaagacaggtattctatggtgaactgtcagctggactcaggaaacaaggccgaccaaagagaagatacaaggatcagctaaagtcaaacttgaagtgggccggcattacaccaaagcaactagaacttgctgcctctgtcggaagcagctggcgaacccacattaaccatgccgccaccacctttgatgAGCAActtcgacgtcttgccactgcgcgtgaatgctgacaccaggccacacccgcacctcctgtaacaactggcgtcccatgccccatgtgccacaaaccctgagcctcagcctttggactccaaagccacatgagggtacatcgtagatgaaactgcacaaaaacaattgtcattctcggacaccgagagactactactgatcatttagagtctgtctacatcctcaatcatatccccaccaaaccatgggatcaaggagttgtttttcttctgtatctgctcccacagttcttcctctgaatgtggataacgttctttctcataagaccctcagaattgtcctggatcactgcattgctgctagtagaaaagtctgttacattcgactgtaccacagtgtatcagtctctgtgtacaatgttctcctagttctgcttctttcactctgcatcaattcctgaaggtcattccagttcacatggaattcctccagttcattattcctttgggcgcaatagtattccatcaccaacacaaaccacaatttgttcagccattccccaatcaaaggacattccctcattttccaatttttttgcaaccacaaagagtgcagctataaatattcttgtatgaGTCTTTTTCTTTAGTGGCACTTCCTATTTCGTCCTTTAACTAAAGCCCATTAGAGTTATAgacaaaatttgttcagccatttcttttttttttacacttactTTGGTTCcagtttctcctctttcttttcttccatttttataaatTGTATAACAGATTGCTATATGgactggtagagggagtttcctcattgggaTCTCCTTATCTCAATGTAGTCTTTTATTCAGCCAAATTTTTATGTACTAATCACATATATCCTGGGgtggccatttaaaaaaaaaatttctgcatttggttttgtcaaaatatttcctttcctttccttatcaATAGGTTTGTgtggaaagaaaacagaaaggagaaagtaaaTCCTCTTCTATTAAACTCTGATTTTTGGCTCTTTCCTCCCTCAGACTGGTCTTACAGAAGAGGAGCTAAAGTCCCTGGATGATATCTTCACTAATGTGTACAAAGCCAAATATCCCATCGTTGGCTACACAGCCCGTCGAATCCTAAATGAAGATGGCAGCCCCAACCGGAACTTCAAGCCTGAAGACCAGCCCCATTTTGACATTAAGGATGAGTTCTGACAGTCTGCTAGAGCAGATGCCTTTGGGGGAAGAGgccaaacacaaagagcagagCACCATCTTTGGCATTTAACTGAGGA
It includes:
- the NENF gene encoding neudesin, coding for MAAPGLRRRPNLWPFLQALVLALNLAAVRAQQTPRTPERGPPVRLFTEEELARYRGEEEDQPIYLAVKGVVFDVTSGKEFYGRGAPYNALVGKDSTRGVAKMSLDPADLTHDTTGLTEEELKSLDDIFTNVYKAKYPIVGYTARRILNEDGSPNRNFKPEDQPHFDIKDEF